One Methanobacterium sp. genomic region harbors:
- the ehbP gene encoding energy-converting hydrogenase B subunit EhbP, whose amino-acid sequence MKFVVRPLHIISVGGYIVEVDFPYRNIIVVNPTEEPIKIDIPVFSIEWIDEQRKLGLEIIPTKDDDSFLKAFKKAKAKLDILKAEA is encoded by the coding sequence ATGAAATTCGTAGTAAGACCTCTCCATATCATAAGTGTTGGAGGATACATCGTTGAAGTCGATTTTCCATATAGGAACATCATCGTTGTAAACCCAACAGAAGAGCCTATAAAAATCGATATCCCTGTATTTTCTATAGAATGGATCGATGAGCAACGAAAATTAGGACTAGAAATTATCCCTACAAAGGATGATGATTCATTTTTAAAAGCATTTAAAAAAGCTAAGGCCAAACTGGATATATTAAAAGCCGAAGCTTAA
- a CDS encoding flavodoxin family protein, with protein MKITCIKGSPRVKGNSSLLADYFLKNFENSENEINTFNLNQLNYRGCQGCRKCLTDAEKCIMNDDLQEVLESVRESDVLVLASGVYYGELTSQAKGFIDRTYSFNVPDFITNPNSSRLEPGKCLVMVLAQGHPDENMFKDIFIRYAYFFEKKGFSKNYLIRACGVLNKGDVGRKKDVLKQADDIAGEILKKEGN; from the coding sequence ATGAAAATTACATGTATTAAAGGAAGTCCCAGGGTAAAAGGAAACAGTTCACTGCTTGCAGATTACTTTTTGAAAAATTTTGAAAATTCTGAAAACGAAATAAACACATTTAACCTTAATCAACTTAATTATAGGGGGTGTCAGGGGTGCAGAAAATGCCTTACTGATGCAGAAAAATGTATTATGAATGATGACCTTCAGGAAGTCCTTGAATCTGTTAGAGAATCAGATGTTTTAGTTTTAGCGTCGGGTGTTTATTATGGGGAACTTACTTCTCAGGCTAAAGGGTTTATTGATAGAACCTACTCTTTCAACGTCCCTGATTTTATAACTAATCCTAATTCCAGCCGGTTAGAACCTGGAAAGTGTCTGGTCATGGTACTGGCTCAGGGACATCCTGATGAAAATATGTTCAAGGATATTTTCATTAGATATGCCTATTTTTTTGAAAAGAAAGGATTCAGTAAAAATTATCTGATTCGAGCATGTGGCGTGCTGAATAAAGGGGATGTTGGCCGTAAAAAAGATGTTTTAAAGCAGGCTGATGATATTGCTGGGGAAATATTGAAAAAAGAAGGTAATTAA